A part of Oryctolagus cuniculus chromosome 4, mOryCun1.1, whole genome shotgun sequence genomic DNA contains:
- the RWDD2B gene encoding RWD domain-containing protein 2B: MTAMEQAEAQLSELDLLSSMFPGENELIVNDQLALAELKDCIEKRTMEGRSSKVYFTINMNLEMSEEAMGMFSLACILPFKYPAVLPEITVRSVLLSRSQQTQLNTELAAYLHKYCLGDVCILNATEWVREHASGYVSREALSPSTTGSTIQTIDLILTRLWIYSHHIYNKCKRKNILEWAKELSLSGFSMPGKPGVVCVEGPQSACEEFWSRLRKLNWKRILIRHREDIPFDGTNDEMERQRKFSIFEEKAFSVSGARGNHMDFGQLYQFLNAKGCGDVFQMFFGVEGQ, translated from the exons ATGACTGCAATGGAGCAGGCTGAGGCCCAGCTCTCTGAGTTGGATCTGCTGTCCAGTATGTTCCCCGGTGAAAATGAGCTCATAGTGAATGACCAGCTAGCTTTGGCAGAACTGAAAGACTGTATTGAAAAGAGGACAATGGAGGGGCGATCTTCGAAAGTTTACTTTACCATCAATATGAACCTGGAGATGTCTGAAGAAgcaatg ggAATGTTTTCTCTGGCATGTATTCTTCCCTTTAAATACCCTGCAGTTCTGCCTGAAATTACAGTCAG GTCAGTATTATTAAGTAGATCCCAGCAGACTCAGTTGAACACAGAGCTGGCTGCATACCTGCACAAGTATTGTCTCGGAGATGTCTGTATCTTAAATGCCACAGAGTGGGTTAGAGAACATGCCTCTGGCTATGTCAGCAGAGaggctctgtctccctctaccaCAGGAAGCACAATCCAGACCATCGATCTCATTCTCACAAGACTCTGGATCTACAGCCATCACATCTACAACaaatgcaaaagaaagaatattctagAGTGGGCAAAGGAGCTTTCCCTGTCTGGGTTTAGCATGCCTGGGAAACCTGGTGTTGTTTGTGTGGAAGGCCCACAAAGTGCTTGTGAAGAATTCTGGTCAAG ACTCAGAAAATTAAACTGGAAGAGAATCTTAATTCGCCATCGAGAAGACATTCCTTTTGATGGTACGAATGATGAAATGGAAAGACAaaggaaattttccatttttgaggAAAAAGCGTTCAGTGTTAGTGGAGCCAGAGGAAACCATATGGACTTCGGTCAGCTGTATCAGTTCTTAAATGCCAAAGGTTGTGGAGATGTTTTCCAGATGTTCTTTGGTGTGGAAGGACAATAA